The following coding sequences lie in one Cydia fagiglandana chromosome 27, ilCydFagi1.1, whole genome shotgun sequence genomic window:
- the LOC134677891 gene encoding gastrula zinc finger protein XlCGF8.2DB-like, with translation MKSKKTFLCHTCNQYFSSKTVLNTHIRIHLDIKPYSCAICDKKFRSASCLTIHKRVHTGEKPYKCEVCKKRFTKRVNLKRHLRTHVAAGLIDGPANMGVKLFECEICHKQLTNKRNLIDHIRIHTGEKPFKCDICSKQFADKRNLTCHLRIHTGEKPYSCHLCQRQFVQKGQLNSHLLSHSAEKPYPCDLCDRQFTRRDLLAYHKKAHNGEKPYTCETCQKKFARKMHLNKHMITHSDKKPYPCEICPRQFTNKRNFITHNKIHAGEVPFCCMTCVKPFKDEKALARHKRIVCERDPSLGPLKPRKRSNRKAPEKRNEIEPPQALNLTVSVKEEPES, from the exons ATGAAATCAAAAAAGACATTCCTATGCCACACGTGCAACCAATATTTCTCAAGCAAAACCGTCTTAAACACGCACATTCGAATACACCTCGACATAAAGCCTTACTCCTGTGCAatatgcgacaaaaaattcAGGAGTGCGTCGTGTCTAACGATCCATAAGAGAGTACACACTGGTGAGAAACCGTATAAATGCGAAGTATGCAAGAAACGGTTTACGAAGCGTGTTAACTTGAAGAGACATTTGCGGACGCATGTTGCTGCAG GGTTGATCGACGGCCCAGCTAACATGG gTGTCAAGCTCTTCGAATGCGAAATATGCCACAAGCAACTCACCAACAAACGCAACTTAATCGACCACATCCGCATACACACGGGAGAAAAGCCCTTCAAGTGCGATATATGCTCAAAACAGTTCGCCGACAAACGTAACTTAACCTGCCATTTAAGAATCCACACCGGTGAAAAGCCTTATTCGTGCCATCTCTGTCAGCGCCAGTTCGTGCAAAAAGGACAGCTAAATTCTCATCTACTAAGTCACTCTGCAGAAAAGCCTTACCCATGTGACCTTTGTGATAGACAATTTACAAGAAGAGATCTTCTAGCATATCATAAGAAAGCTCATAATGGGGAAAAACCTTACACCTGCGAAACGTGCCAAAAGAAATTCGCGCGCAAAATGCATTTAAACAAACATATGATCACGCATTCAGATAAAAAACCTTATCCTTGCGAAATTTGCCCTAGACAGTTTACGAATAAACGTAACTTTATTACTCATAACAAGATACACGCGGGTGAGGTGCCGTTTTGCTGTATGACATGTGTGAAGCCGTTTAAAGATGAGAAGGCGTTGGCTAGACATAAAAGAATCGTGTGTGAGAGAGATCCTAGTTTAGGACCTTTAAAACCTAGGAAAAGGAGTAATAGAAAAGCGCCTGAGAAAAGAAACGAGATTGAACCACCACAGGCTCTGAATTTGACAGTTAGTGTTAAGGAAGAGCCAGAGTCTTAG